One genomic window of Bactrocera dorsalis isolate Fly_Bdor chromosome 4, ASM2337382v1, whole genome shotgun sequence includes the following:
- the LOC105221877 gene encoding annexin B11 isoform X2, with product MYPFGTPTVLPAQGFDPVKDAHDLRKAMKGFGTDEDALINIICRRSNEQRQEIQRQYKTHFGKDLIEDVKSETSGNFEKLLVGLLRPIVDFYCAELNDAMAGIGTDEEVLIEILCTLSNVEIHTIKNQYLRLYGAHLESELKSETSGNFKRLLVSLCTAARDESGQIDPVAAQSDARELLKAGELRVGTDESMFNMILCQRNYQQLRLIFQEYEKMTGHTLEKAIRKEFSGDIMEGLIAIYKCVTNKTEYFASRLHKSMAGIGTNDKQLIRVVITRSEIDMADIKAQFERIYGKSLKSWIKGDTSGHYKHALYALVGEQRSS from the exons atgtatccATTC GGCACACCAACTGTACTCCCTGCACAGGGATTTGATCCGGTCAAGGATGCCCATGATTTACGCAAAGCCATGAAAGGTTTTGGAACCGATGAAGATGCTTTAATTAACATCATTTGCCGCCGTTCCAACGAGCAGAGACAG GAGATCCAACGCCAATATAAAACTCATTTTGGCAAGGACCTAATCGAGGATGTTAAATCCGAGACTAGCGGTAATTTTGAAAAGTTACTTGTCGGTCTCTTGCGTCCAATTGTCGACTTTTACTGTGCGGAGTTAAATGACGCCATGGCAGGCATTGGCACCGACGAGGAGGTGCTCATCGAAATACTGTGCACTTTATCAAATGTGGAAATTCACACCATCAAAAACCAGTACTTGCGCT tatacgGCGCCCATTTGGAATCAGAATTGAAGTCGGAGACGTCTGGCAACTTTAAGCGTCTCCTGGTGTCGCTTTGCACAGCCGCACGCGACGAGAGTGGTCAAATTGACCCGGTTGCAGCGCAGTCAGATGCACGTGAGCTGCTCAAGGCAGGCGAACTGCGTGTCGGCACTGATGAGAGCATGTTCAACATGATTTTGTGTCAACGTAATTACCAACAGTTACGTTTG ATATTccaagaatatgaaaaaatgacTGGCCACACATTAGAGAAGGCAATACGTAAAGAATTCTCGGGTGATATAATGGAGGGATTGATAGCCATATACAAGTGTGTCACCAACAAAACGGAATACTTCGCCTCGCGATTGCACAAGAGCATGGCTGGCATTGGTACAAATGATAAACAGCTGATACGCGTCGTGATCACGCGCTCCGAA atcgatatggCTGATATTAAGGCTCAATTCGAGCGTATATACGGCAAGAGCTTAAAGAGTTGGATAAAG GGTGATACATCAGGTCACTATAAGCACGCATTATACGCTCTCGTCGGTGAACAACGCTCCTCCTAA
- the LOC105221877 gene encoding annexin B11 isoform X1: MYPFGSGMPQPKSNTPYNNSYNHPNPGAPVGVPFGAGWIAPPQHPTQHSSPQHVPQQNSLHYQPLSPHHQTPYPPANNIPHTPQHQAPYPPINTPSNAPYPGSSYPHNPQHAQAPYPFAAGSPTYGTMGGSAHSPHYTHPPTHPSYAPTHGYTPVPTSVGYESPAGNIAHCFQELAHLKGHMQHHHQPFARREGTPTVLPAQGFDPVKDAHDLRKAMKGFGTDEDALINIICRRSNEQRQEIQRQYKTHFGKDLIEDVKSETSGNFEKLLVGLLRPIVDFYCAELNDAMAGIGTDEEVLIEILCTLSNVEIHTIKNQYLRLYGAHLESELKSETSGNFKRLLVSLCTAARDESGQIDPVAAQSDARELLKAGELRVGTDESMFNMILCQRNYQQLRLIFQEYEKMTGHTLEKAIRKEFSGDIMEGLIAIYKCVTNKTEYFASRLHKSMAGIGTNDKQLIRVVITRSEIDMADIKAQFERIYGKSLKSWIKGDTSGHYKHALYALVGEQRSS; encoded by the exons atgtatccATTC GGTTCCGGCATGCCACAACCCAAATCCAATACACCATATAACAATAGTTACAACCATCCCAATCCTGGTGCGCCCGTTGGCGTGCCATTCGGCGCTGGTTGGATAGCGCCCCCACAACACCCCACACAACACTCTTCGCCACAACATGTGCCGCAGCAAAATAGCTTACACTATCAGCCATTGTCTCCACATCATCAAACTCCATACCCACCCGCCAACAATATCCCACATACTCCTCAACATCAAGCGCCCTATCCACCAATTAATACGCCATCTAATGCACCCTATCCGGGTTCATCATACCCACATAATCCCCAACATGCACAAGCGCCATATCCGTTCGCTGCGGGATCACCAACATACGGCACTATGGGCGGCAGCGCACACTCTCCGCATTACACGCATCCACCGACGCATCCATCTTATGCGCCCACACATGGATATACACCGGTGCCGACGTCGGTCGGTTATGAATCGCCAGCTGGCAATATCGCCCATTGCTTCCAAGAATTGGCCCACCTGAAAGGCCACATGCAACACCATCATCAGCCGTTTGCCCGAAGAGAG GGCACACCAACTGTACTCCCTGCACAGGGATTTGATCCGGTCAAGGATGCCCATGATTTACGCAAAGCCATGAAAGGTTTTGGAACCGATGAAGATGCTTTAATTAACATCATTTGCCGCCGTTCCAACGAGCAGAGACAG GAGATCCAACGCCAATATAAAACTCATTTTGGCAAGGACCTAATCGAGGATGTTAAATCCGAGACTAGCGGTAATTTTGAAAAGTTACTTGTCGGTCTCTTGCGTCCAATTGTCGACTTTTACTGTGCGGAGTTAAATGACGCCATGGCAGGCATTGGCACCGACGAGGAGGTGCTCATCGAAATACTGTGCACTTTATCAAATGTGGAAATTCACACCATCAAAAACCAGTACTTGCGCT tatacgGCGCCCATTTGGAATCAGAATTGAAGTCGGAGACGTCTGGCAACTTTAAGCGTCTCCTGGTGTCGCTTTGCACAGCCGCACGCGACGAGAGTGGTCAAATTGACCCGGTTGCAGCGCAGTCAGATGCACGTGAGCTGCTCAAGGCAGGCGAACTGCGTGTCGGCACTGATGAGAGCATGTTCAACATGATTTTGTGTCAACGTAATTACCAACAGTTACGTTTG ATATTccaagaatatgaaaaaatgacTGGCCACACATTAGAGAAGGCAATACGTAAAGAATTCTCGGGTGATATAATGGAGGGATTGATAGCCATATACAAGTGTGTCACCAACAAAACGGAATACTTCGCCTCGCGATTGCACAAGAGCATGGCTGGCATTGGTACAAATGATAAACAGCTGATACGCGTCGTGATCACGCGCTCCGAA atcgatatggCTGATATTAAGGCTCAATTCGAGCGTATATACGGCAAGAGCTTAAAGAGTTGGATAAAG GGTGATACATCAGGTCACTATAAGCACGCATTATACGCTCTCGTCGGTGAACAACGCTCCTCCTAA
- the LOC105221875 gene encoding TNF receptor-associated factor 3 isoform X1 has protein sequence MATNGNGYSRNSNGALAPNGTTTVLKYEKSSCLFCNEWFDSQTFTEHLIHCGQVLEQCPNSCNAFVPRIRMRTHLKECPRAKAQPQQSNSLERLDQFMDNRINQLEKDLSALRSVLNEEIGQRLHLITDVGNLRKYNQVLEDWKHESDESVRGVKALLNEEIVQRQFEVGEAYKDNVANFEMIKKVKADIQGEMDVLQKNIQQLSLEVAEHVNHLNDNTMKLEEMILENEKKNLDKFIEIEEFLNVLDGDLKTKFVANSDLNAKQANMDLEVKSMKNIVCETEERCEKLEGIVNQIDTKLHQTMQTLADLENHLATQQRLTSIQNTRGHLIWRIKDFSKKLEEAKQYETILHSAMFSNKPYGYALRLDIHPNGKGTWKGRNLIACLNVIAGEYDALLSWPCRLQADIIIRAQFNNAEESQDYVKTILVRKKNDEFIQNNQYFHIPHKIITNSNFLRNDSLYVEVRVLK, from the exons ATGGCCACGAACGGCAATGGCTATTCGCGCAATTCGAATGGCGCTTTAGCGCCAAACGGCACAACGACCGTTCTTAAGTACGAGAAATCGTCATGTCTCTTCTGCAACGAATGGTTCGACTCACAAACTTTTACG GAACACCTCATACATTGCGGCCAAGTACTAGAGCAGTGCCCGAATAGCTGCAACGCCTTTGTGCCACGTATTCGTATGCGCACACACCTAAAAGAGTGCCCCCGAGCCAAAGCACAGCCACAACAATCGAATAGCCTCGAACGTCTCGATCAATTCATGGACAATCGAATAAATCAGCTGGAAAAAGATTTGAGCGCGCTGCGTTCGGTACTCAATGAGGAGATCGGCCAACGACTGCATCTGATCACAGATGTTGGGAATTTGCGTAAATACAATCAGGTCTTGGAGGATTGGAAACACGAATCCGATGAAAGTGTCAGAGGCGTCAAAGCGCTACTCAATGAGGAGATTGTGCAACGACAGTTCGAGGTGGGCGAGGCCTACAAGGACAATGTGGCCAATTTCGAAATGATAAAG aaAGTCAAAGCCGACATACAGGGGGAAATGGATGTGTTGCAAAAGAATATACAACAATTGTCGCTGGAAGTGGCAGAACATGTGAACCATTTAAACGATAACACCATGAAACTGGAGGAGATGATCTTGGAAAATGAGAAGAAGAATCT TGACAAATTCATCGAGATCGAAGAGTTCTTAAATGTACTGGATGGAGacttgaaaaccaagtttgtcGCTAATAGCGATTTGAATGCGAAACAGGCGAATATGGATCTTGAGGTGAAGAGCATGAAGAATATAGTTTGCGAGACGGAAGAACGCTGTGAGAAGTTGGAGGGTATAGTGAATCAAATCGACACTAAACTGCATCAAACCATGCAAACCCTGGCGGATTTAGAGAACCATTTAGCCACTCAACAACGGCTCAccagcatacaaaatacaagaG GTCACTTGATTTGGCGCATCAAAGATTTCTCGAAGAAACTGGAGGAGGCGAAGCAATATGAAACGATACTGCATAGCGCCATGTTCTCCAACAAGCCATATGGTTATGCGCTGCGC CTCGACATACACCCGAACGGTAAAGGTACGTGGAAGGGCCGCAACTTGATCGCCTGCCTCAATGTAATCGCCGGCGAGTACGATGCGCTACTGTCCTGGCCGTGTCGCCTGCAAGCCGACATAATCATACGCGCTCAATTCAACAATGCCGAGGAATCGCAGGATTATGTGAAGACGATTCTGGTGCGCAAGAAGAACGACGAGTTCATACAGAACAACCAGTACTTTCATATACCACATAAAATTATAACGAATTCGAACTTCTTGCGTAATGATTCTTTATATGTGGAGGTGCGGGTTTTAAAGTGA
- the LOC105221875 gene encoding TNF receptor-associated factor 3 isoform X2, with protein MRTHLKECPRAKAQPQQSNSLERLDQFMDNRINQLEKDLSALRSVLNEEIGQRLHLITDVGNLRKYNQVLEDWKHESDESVRGVKALLNEEIVQRQFEVGEAYKDNVANFEMIKKVKADIQGEMDVLQKNIQQLSLEVAEHVNHLNDNTMKLEEMILENEKKNLDKFIEIEEFLNVLDGDLKTKFVANSDLNAKQANMDLEVKSMKNIVCETEERCEKLEGIVNQIDTKLHQTMQTLADLENHLATQQRLTSIQNTRGHLIWRIKDFSKKLEEAKQYETILHSAMFSNKPYGYALRLDIHPNGKGTWKGRNLIACLNVIAGEYDALLSWPCRLQADIIIRAQFNNAEESQDYVKTILVRKKNDEFIQNNQYFHIPHKIITNSNFLRNDSLYVEVRVLK; from the exons ATGCGCACACACCTAAAAGAGTGCCCCCGAGCCAAAGCACAGCCACAACAATCGAATAGCCTCGAACGTCTCGATCAATTCATGGACAATCGAATAAATCAGCTGGAAAAAGATTTGAGCGCGCTGCGTTCGGTACTCAATGAGGAGATCGGCCAACGACTGCATCTGATCACAGATGTTGGGAATTTGCGTAAATACAATCAGGTCTTGGAGGATTGGAAACACGAATCCGATGAAAGTGTCAGAGGCGTCAAAGCGCTACTCAATGAGGAGATTGTGCAACGACAGTTCGAGGTGGGCGAGGCCTACAAGGACAATGTGGCCAATTTCGAAATGATAAAG aaAGTCAAAGCCGACATACAGGGGGAAATGGATGTGTTGCAAAAGAATATACAACAATTGTCGCTGGAAGTGGCAGAACATGTGAACCATTTAAACGATAACACCATGAAACTGGAGGAGATGATCTTGGAAAATGAGAAGAAGAATCT TGACAAATTCATCGAGATCGAAGAGTTCTTAAATGTACTGGATGGAGacttgaaaaccaagtttgtcGCTAATAGCGATTTGAATGCGAAACAGGCGAATATGGATCTTGAGGTGAAGAGCATGAAGAATATAGTTTGCGAGACGGAAGAACGCTGTGAGAAGTTGGAGGGTATAGTGAATCAAATCGACACTAAACTGCATCAAACCATGCAAACCCTGGCGGATTTAGAGAACCATTTAGCCACTCAACAACGGCTCAccagcatacaaaatacaagaG GTCACTTGATTTGGCGCATCAAAGATTTCTCGAAGAAACTGGAGGAGGCGAAGCAATATGAAACGATACTGCATAGCGCCATGTTCTCCAACAAGCCATATGGTTATGCGCTGCGC CTCGACATACACCCGAACGGTAAAGGTACGTGGAAGGGCCGCAACTTGATCGCCTGCCTCAATGTAATCGCCGGCGAGTACGATGCGCTACTGTCCTGGCCGTGTCGCCTGCAAGCCGACATAATCATACGCGCTCAATTCAACAATGCCGAGGAATCGCAGGATTATGTGAAGACGATTCTGGTGCGCAAGAAGAACGACGAGTTCATACAGAACAACCAGTACTTTCATATACCACATAAAATTATAACGAATTCGAACTTCTTGCGTAATGATTCTTTATATGTGGAGGTGCGGGTTTTAAAGTGA